One region of Rhodocaloribacter litoris genomic DNA includes:
- a CDS encoding aspartate carbamoyltransferase: MRLHYSLVLAALLVSGCNPDGRNHRAHHDADTSLVHRQAEVAARGAVVMPFDLDRTIHVFEPTEEGGVQRVIVRDPQDQAQVVLIRRHLREQAARFARGDFSAPARIHGEEMQGLKELASGAARLRVQYAEEPGGGRIRYASSDTALVQALHRWFAAQRRDHGGHARGH, translated from the coding sequence ATGCGCCTGCATTATAGCCTCGTACTCGCCGCGTTGCTGGTGTCCGGGTGTAACCCGGATGGACGCAACCACCGGGCGCACCATGATGCCGATACGAGTCTGGTGCACCGCCAGGCCGAGGTGGCTGCCCGGGGTGCCGTAGTGATGCCGTTTGACCTGGACCGCACGATCCACGTGTTTGAGCCCACGGAGGAGGGCGGTGTGCAGCGCGTCATCGTCCGGGATCCGCAGGATCAGGCGCAGGTGGTTCTCATCCGGCGTCATCTCCGGGAGCAGGCTGCGCGGTTTGCCCGTGGTGATTTCAGCGCGCCGGCACGGATCCACGGGGAGGAGATGCAGGGGCTGAAAGAGCTGGCTTCGGGGGCAGCCCGCCTGCGGGTGCAGTATGCGGAAGAGCCTGGCGGCGGGCGGATCCGGTACGCGTCGTCGGACACGGCGCTCGTGCAGGCCCTCCACCGATGGTTCGCCGCGCAGCGCCGCGACCACGGCGGCCATGCCCGCGGGCATTGA
- a CDS encoding T9SS type A sorting domain-containing protein, which produces MFRILLAALVWLLWLPVHAQTPVFINELHYDNDGTDTGEAVEIAGPAGTDLTGWSLVLYNGANGEAYATTNLTGPIPDVCDGFGVVVLSYPTNGIQNGAPDGLALVDDAGVVVQFLSYEGTFTAVDGPAAGMTSTDIGVAESGSTPVGHSLQLAGSGSVYEDFTWQAAAPNTFGACNTGQTFVDPCRDPGTAPFWDGTIDPLSGGRAEVPMTAGTGFAAFALDLSTSSNIALLEVRDGAGNPLVDYAGSGGITGSENSGFERFDFTGAPGEEATSVRLVIGAPEQGGSFFFLEVSDTCTPPRTLRVDPRLDLHDAAVSTEAAGLPDRYMLAPAYPNPFSAATTFRFALPETAPVRLAVFDVLGRRVAVVAEGVYPAGTHEVRWHAASLPGGVYVYRLETREGVRARRFVRVP; this is translated from the coding sequence ATGTTCAGGATACTGCTTGCTGCTCTGGTATGGTTGCTATGGTTGCCCGTCCATGCGCAAACCCCGGTTTTCATCAACGAACTCCACTATGACAACGACGGCACCGATACCGGCGAGGCCGTCGAGATCGCCGGACCGGCCGGCACCGACCTGACGGGCTGGAGCCTGGTGCTGTACAATGGAGCCAATGGTGAAGCGTACGCCACGACGAATCTCACGGGCCCGATCCCGGACGTGTGCGACGGCTTCGGTGTGGTGGTGCTCTCCTATCCGACCAACGGCATTCAGAACGGTGCGCCCGATGGCCTGGCACTCGTCGACGATGCCGGGGTCGTGGTGCAGTTTCTCAGCTATGAGGGCACGTTCACAGCGGTGGACGGGCCGGCCGCCGGCATGACGAGCACGGACATCGGCGTGGCCGAGAGCGGCAGCACGCCGGTGGGGCATTCGCTGCAGCTGGCGGGGTCGGGTTCCGTGTACGAGGACTTCACCTGGCAGGCGGCCGCGCCGAACACGTTCGGGGCCTGCAACACGGGCCAGACGTTCGTCGATCCCTGCCGGGATCCGGGCACGGCGCCCTTCTGGGACGGCACCATCGACCCGCTCTCCGGCGGCCGTGCCGAGGTGCCCATGACGGCCGGCACCGGCTTCGCTGCCTTCGCGCTGGATCTGTCGACTTCCTCGAACATCGCCCTCCTGGAGGTGCGGGACGGGGCCGGCAATCCCCTGGTCGACTATGCCGGCTCGGGGGGGATCACCGGTTCGGAAAACAGCGGCTTCGAGCGGTTCGACTTTACCGGCGCTCCGGGGGAAGAGGCCACGTCGGTGCGGCTGGTGATCGGCGCGCCGGAGCAGGGCGGCTCCTTCTTCTTCCTGGAGGTGAGCGATACCTGCACCCCGCCGCGCACGCTGCGCGTCGATCCGCGGCTCGACCTGCACGACGCTGCGGTTTCGACGGAGGCGGCCGGCCTGCCGGATCGCTACATGCTGGCGCCGGCCTATCCCAACCCGTTCTCCGCGGCGACGACGTTTCGGTTCGCCCTGCCCGAGACCGCCCCGGTGCGCCTGGCGGTTTTCGACGTGCTGGGCCGGCGCGTTGCGGTGGTGGCCGAGGGCGTCTACCCGGCCGGGACGCACGAGGTCCGGTGGCATGCCGCCAGCCTGCCGGGCGGGGTGTATGTGTACCGGCTGGAAACGCGGGAAGGGGTGAGGGCGCGGCGGTTCGTGCGCGTGCCGTGA
- a CDS encoding PP2C family protein-serine/threonine phosphatase, translated as MSMDETHTSASNTTRSGDRGGSRKKEPGIGQTLLDDLRSGDLRRSLREDLRETYRFYLDDARRDELSAMGQAKRWLVATWWLLKSMFFKLTPARRLFLVLSLYFVVNGSLRDPTQIVVGFVVLFFILLLELKDKLLAQDELAAGRAVQLALMPDRNPRVSGWETWLFTRPANDVGGDLVDYLERPDGLLGLALGDIAGKGLPAALLMARLQATLRALAPEAPSLANLGTTLNDIFYRDGLRSRFASLVYLEVTPETGAVRLLNAGHLPPLIVRADGTVEEAPRGGPALGLMPGVRFTEQHLDMAPGDLLVVYSDGVTEARNAYGWFFEEDRLHAILPQLPGRTAEDAGRRILSAVEHFIGDARPHDDLSLVVLRRCPEGAPSPDDLLIAPASSRRSPPPGAGHA; from the coding sequence ATGTCCATGGACGAAACCCACACCTCCGCTTCGAACACCACCCGTTCCGGGGACCGGGGTGGTTCCCGGAAGAAGGAACCCGGTATCGGGCAGACATTGCTCGACGACCTTCGCAGTGGCGACCTCCGGCGCTCCCTCCGAGAAGACCTCCGGGAAACCTACCGGTTCTACCTCGACGACGCCCGGCGAGACGAGCTCTCGGCCATGGGGCAGGCCAAACGCTGGCTCGTAGCCACGTGGTGGCTGCTCAAGAGCATGTTCTTCAAACTCACGCCGGCCCGGCGGCTTTTCCTCGTGCTCAGCCTCTATTTCGTCGTCAACGGCAGCCTGAGGGATCCGACGCAGATCGTCGTGGGCTTCGTCGTCCTCTTCTTCATCCTGCTGCTCGAACTGAAGGACAAGCTCCTGGCACAGGACGAACTGGCCGCCGGCCGCGCCGTGCAGCTCGCGCTGATGCCGGACCGCAACCCGCGCGTCTCCGGCTGGGAAACCTGGCTCTTCACCCGGCCGGCCAACGACGTCGGCGGTGACCTGGTGGACTACCTCGAACGCCCCGACGGGCTCCTCGGCCTGGCGCTGGGCGACATCGCCGGGAAAGGGCTGCCGGCGGCGCTGCTCATGGCCCGCCTGCAGGCCACCCTGCGCGCCCTGGCCCCGGAGGCTCCCTCGCTCGCCAACCTGGGCACCACCCTGAACGACATCTTCTACCGGGACGGCCTCCGCAGCCGTTTCGCCTCGCTGGTCTACCTGGAGGTGACCCCGGAGACGGGCGCGGTGCGGCTGCTCAACGCCGGGCACCTACCCCCTCTTATCGTCCGCGCCGACGGGACGGTGGAGGAGGCCCCGCGCGGCGGCCCGGCCCTGGGGCTGATGCCGGGCGTCCGCTTCACCGAACAGCACCTGGACATGGCCCCCGGCGACCTGCTCGTGGTCTATTCGGACGGCGTCACGGAGGCCCGCAACGCCTACGGCTGGTTTTTCGAGGAAGACCGCCTGCACGCGATCCTGCCGCAGCTCCCCGGCCGGACGGCCGAAGACGCGGGCCGGCGCATCCTCTCGGCCGTCGAGCACTTCATCGGCGACGCCCGCCCGCACGACGATCTCTCGCTCGTGGTGCTCCGGCGTTGCCCGGAGGGAGCCCCTTCCCCCGACGACCTCCTCATCGCCCCGGCTTCGTCTCGTCGATCCCCCCCTCCCGGGGCGGGGCATGCTTGA